Part of the Micromonospora rhizosphaerae genome is shown below.
CATCCAGACCCCTCCAGACGCGCTCGTAGGCGGCCAGCTCGTCAGGCTTGTCGAGGTAGAGCGCCCCGGTCAGCGACTCGCTGTAGACAATCGGCGGTTCCGGCGCCGCCCGGCCGCCCTTGGTCGCGGGGAAGTCGAGAATCATGAAGGTGCCTGCGACCGCGCCGGGCTGAGGGCCGGCCGCCAGCGGCAGCACTCTCGCCGAGACGTTCGGCAGCTCGGACAGCTTGATGAGGTGATAGAGCTGGGCGGTCATGACGGCCGCCCTTCCGACGGTTCGGCGGAGCACCGCCTCTGATAACACCGACTCCAGTCGAGGAGCGGCGGGGAGTCGCCGAGTGAGCAGCGCCTGCCGTTGTAACCGTACCTGAACGGCGCGCTCACGCTCCTCATCGCTCAAGGTCCGCCCAAGGCGGTAGAGCGCGTGAGCGTACTCTTTGGTCTGAAAGATGCCGGGGATCAGGGACTCGTCATAGCCGCGGAGACGGGATGCGGCGGATTCCAGGCCGACGTACAGCTCGAACCAACTCGGCACCGCGTCCCCGTACGCGTGCCACCAGCCCTTGGACTTCGTTTCGGCCGCCAGCCCGCGCATCGCCTCGGTCATCTCCGGCGACACGTTGTACAGCTCGCACATCGCCTTGACGTCCAGCGCCCGGACCGCGCCCAGGCCGCACTCGATCCGCCAGATCTTCTGCCGGCTGTATTCGAGCGCCTCGGCGGCGGCGTCGAGCGTCACGCCCGCCTCGGTGCGGAACTGTCGCAGCAGCCGGCCGAGCTGTCGGCGTGGCACGGTCGAGCCGATGTCCTCTGCCATCCGGGCACTCCCTGGTTCCATTCCGCAACACCGCGTGACACGCCCCTGGAACATCTTTGGGTTTCAGGAAAATAAGTCAAGGTTTGTCCCAGAAAATCCGCTGTCAAACGTTGCCTGTCCACTTCGTACTGTCACAGGATGACTACCGGCGCGGCGGCCGGGCGATCTCCCCGACCGGCCGCCGCGCCTCTCGATCGGCAATCCGTTGAGCAGCCCTGGTGCCGCACCGCTGAGGAAAGCTGCGGTGTCAGGGCGGGGTGTGTCCGCCCGTGCGGAGCTGGGCGGGCGGGCCCACCCCTTCCACGAGCAGGAGGGGCAGGCTGATGAGCGTCCGCGACGATCGACCGGGGCAGGGGAGCGAGGCGACCGCCTACCGCTCGTCCGCGTACCCCTGGCTGCTGCCATGGCAGGTGCGCGAGCGCCGCTTCCCGCTGGCGCGGCTCGGGCGCCGCGGCCTGGACCCGGTCGAGGTGTACGCGTACCTCGACCGGGTCGCCGGCGACATGCTGGCGCTCTACGCCGAGATCACGAAGAACCGCCAGGAGACGCTGCGAATCAAGGCCGCGCTGCGCTGCTGGCAGTCCGAGCAGGCCCGTCGGGCGAACGGCGAGCGCCGGTGACCGAGCGCTGGGTAATCCACCTGCCGGTGACCGCCGCCGACCTGCCCGCCGCGCAGCGCCTGGCCCGGGTGGTGGCCCGGTGGACCGGGATGCTGCCGCAGGCCGACCCGGGGGAGACCACCGTGTCGGCCGAGGACGACCAGAACCTACGCCATCGGGTCTTCTGCGACCGGCTCCTGCCCGGCGGGCGGCGCTGCCTGCTCCGTGCCGACCACGACGGCCCCTGCTCCCGCCGCCTCCGCCGCTGACACCGGTTCGGGCCAAGGATGCGACGTCTCCCGCACCGTCCGTAGGGTACGTGGAACCGAAGCCCTGTTCGCCGGAGCGAAAGCTCGCGGCATCGAGCCTGGCGCACTCATCCGCAAGTTGATCGAGCGTGATTGAAGGCGGCACCAGTGATGGCGGCGTATGGCGGCGGCCTCGAATTGAACTGCGAGTCGTGGCGGTTGTCCACTGGACGGCGGCGTCCGCCCGGGCATCCCCCGTCCGGCCGGTCGCCGGCGCTCGACAGCCAGTTTCCGCGCCACCGGCCGCCTTTCCGTTGATCTAAAGGTGCCAATCACCTGGCTTCGCTTTGCGTCCGGCAGGCATCATGAATGGACCCCTTCGAGGAGAGTCCATGCATGCGTACGCCGTTCCAGAGGCGACCTCGTTCGCATTGCCCGCTGCCTTTCCCGATCCACCGCCCCTGGTGTACCAATTCGCCGCTGCCGTATTCACCTTCATCGCGGTCGGCGTTCTGACCCGCATCGCGCTGGTCGTCGTCCGTCGCCGGCCGCTGCCCACCATGGCCGCAGTGCCGGGCGGCCTTGCTCACCCGTCCGGGAGCCCGCGCCGCCAGCGCGTGGTACCCGCCGACGTGCCGCCACCGCCGGGCCTGCTCGTCGGTCGGGACGTCGAGATCGACAGGATCTGCCAGTACCTCACCGAGCACGGGCGCGACGGCGGTGGGCTGGTTGTCATCCACGGCGACCCGGGTGTCGGCAAGACCGCGCTCGCGCTCACCGTGGCGCACCTTGTCGCCGATCAGTACCCAGACGGTCAGTTGTTGCTGCGCTTCTACACGGCGGACAACCGGCTGCCGGAGGAGCGGTTGGAGAGCCTGGTCCGGTCCCTGCGCGGCCCGCGCGAACGGATGCCGGGACCGGCCGAACTGAGCCGGTGGTACCGGAACCATACCCGCCATCGCCGGGTACTGCTCATCCTCGACAACACCGGCGACCTCGACCGGATCGAACCGCTGCTGCCGGCGGGCGCCAAGTGCCTGACGATCGTGACCTGCCGTAGCCCTGTGTCCGAGCTAGCCCCGCACCTGTCGATCGGGCTGGCTCCGCTCGGCTTCGATGCCGCGATGGAGTTGCTGGACCGGTTGATCGGCGGCAGGCGGGTCGTTGAGGAGCGGGCGTCCGCCAAACGCGTCGTGACGGCCTCCGGCGGCTACCCGGTGGCGCTGCAACTCGCGGGTGCTGTCCTCACCGTGCGCAAGAACTGGACCCTGGAGCACGTCGTGCGGCGTATCCCGGACCCGGCGCGCGCCGAAGGTTCCACCCTCGAAGTGCCGTTCCAAGGCATCCTTGATCTCGCGTTCGCCCTGCTCACCAGCGAAGAACGGGAGGCGTTGGCGCTGCTGGGCCTGACCGACCAGCGGCGTCCTGTGGAACGCTGGATGCTGACGGCGCTCTACAACGGCGCGCACGACGACCGGCGACTCACCGACGCCATCGCTGGCCGACTGCTCGATCGGCTGGCCTCCGCCCGCTTCGTGGAACGCCGGTTCGACGACCATACCGGGCTGCTGGTCTTCCGGGTTCCGGCGCACGTACACAGATACGCGCTGAACCGGCTGAAGGGCCTGATCCTGGCCCCGCAACGCCGCAGCGCCCGGAGGGCCCTACACGCGGAACGTAACCGGCGGATTCACCAGGACATCAACGAGGACCTGCGGCACAGCGTCTTCGAGGCCCTCGACGAGGGTCGGCTCGACGACGCGCTGAACACCGCCCGGGAGTCGCTGGCGCTCTGCCGGAACCGGGCCGCCGGGCTGGAACCCGACGACTCGGGATGGCTCCCGCTCGCGGCGGAGGAGGCCCTGACTCTCGCCGCGTTGGGCGAGGTGTACGCCGAACTGGGGTGGATTGACGAGGGCATCACCTGCGCCGAGGAGGCACGGGACCGCGCCGAGGTGGCGGGGCCGCGCGCATTGCGGGTGCTGGGTGCTCTCCGCCAGCAGCTGCACGACACCCAGACGGCCGCGGACGACCTGTCAGCCGCGTTCGAGCTCGCGCGCGACGCCCGGGATCGCGATGAGGAGATACGGGTGCTGCGGGAGTTGATCCGGTTGGAGGCCCAGCGGGGCGACCTGGACGCCGGCAGGCGACACTACCTGCAGGCTGAAAAGCTCTGCGCCGACCTCGGCGAGACCGGCGTCCGGCAGCGACCTGCCGTCCTCCTCGCGTACGCCCAGTTGTTGCGGGCATGCGGCCTGGCCGGCAGTGCCCTTGTGAGCGGCGGGTCGGTCGACGGCATGGCGGAGTCAGCGGGCGACGGGGCGGAGCTGTCCGACACCGCCGACTCGGTACTCGAGGAGGCGGAGTCGCTCACGGGCAACCGCCGTCAGCGCCTGCGCCGCCCCTGGATTCGACTGCAGCGGGCGCTCGTTCTGCTCGACCTGGAGCGGTTCGACCAGAGCCGAGAATTCGCCGTGGCCGCTCTCGACGGGTTCACCAACCTCCGCCACCGCTACGGCGGTGCACACGCCCGGCTCGCCCTCGGCCTGGCCCACCTCGCCGAGAACGACCTCCCGCTGGCCGCGCAGGAACTCGAGGAGTGCCTCGGCACCCTTCGACGCTGCGGTGACCGGTGGATCGAGGCGGAGGCGGCGACCCGGTTGGCCGTGGTCTACCACCGGACGGGACGGACCGGCGAGGTGGTCAAGCTGCTCACCGCCGCCCAGCAGGCGTTCACGAATCTGGGAGACGAGCGGGGCCTGCAGCGCGCCAGCCGGGCGCTGTGGGAGGCGCGCACATCAGGCGATCTACTGTCGGCTCCCGCGCCGGATCGCGGACCCGGGACCGTCGGGTCGAAGGGCCCGGCCCTGCTGCGCTCAGCTGCAAAAACCAGGGCCGGCGCCACTACCTCTCAGGCGGGCGGCTGACCCGCACCACCGGCTTCGAGGGGAGGATCCTTGTCGTTACGCTCGTTTGTCCAGCGGCTGCGCCGCAGCCGCGGACAGGTACGCATCGCCCTCGCCGCGACCGTAGCCGGCCTCGGCAGCCTGCTCGGCACCGCGTACGACGCCATCCCGGCCGTCCTTCACCTGCCCGCCCTACTGCTGATGGGTCTGCTCGGCGGCCTCGCCGTGCTGCTGACCGACCCTCCCGAGAAAAACTACGAGCAGATCCCGGTCGGTGCTCCGCAGGCACCGCGGAAGCGTTCGGACCGGCGGTCGCGCCGCCAGCGGTCGAGGCTCGACCCCGCCCGTCGGTGGTTGGCCGGATGGCGGCGCAGGAGGGTACCCACGCTGCCGTCCCCGGACGAGTTGTTCCGCGGAAGGGAGCGCGAGTTGAGGGAGCTCCAGGGCCTGCACGACATCCAGCGTTCCCAGCGCCCATCCGGCGTTCGCTCGCTGCTGCGCCACGGTCCGGACCGCCGAGCCCGTCGCCGGGCCGCCGGGCCGGTGGTGCTGCTGGTGCACGGCATGGCGGGGGTTGGCAAGAGCAGCCTGGCCGACGAGCTCGCGCGGCGGCTGGCCCGGTCCTATCCCCATGGTCAGATCGTCGTCAACCTCGGCACAGGAGGCGCGGCACGCAACCCGGCGGAGATCCTCAAGGACTTCCTCATCGCGCTCGGGTGGGCCGAAAGCGAGATGCCGGACACTGCGGTGGGACGGGCCATGATCTTCCGCTCGTTGACCGCGAAGAAGAAGATCCTGTTCATCCTGGACGCCGCGCGCAACGCCGACCAGGTGTGGCCCGTGCTACCCAGCGACCCGGCCGCCGCGGTGATCATCACTAGTCGCCGGGCCCTGGTCTGGCCGGACCCGCTGGTCGAACCGTCCTATTCGCTCAACCCGCCCGACGAGGACGAGGCCTTGGCCATTTTCCGCGCGGTGTCCCGCACCGGCGAGAGCGTCCGGCCGGAATGTGCGGCAGAGGTCGTACAGCTCTGCGGCCGGCTACCGCTGGCGCTGCGGGCGGCCGGCGAACGGGTTTCCAAAGACGGGGCGGACATCTGCCAGATCGCCGCGCTGCTACGGGAATCCCGCTCCCGGCTGAATTGGCTGGACCGGCCGGGGCGCTCGCTGCACGGACACCTGCGGACCGAGTACGACCGGCTGCTGCCGCGCGAGCAGCGGGCGCTGTGCATGCTTGCGTTGATTCCCTCGGCCACCTTCGTCCCATGGGTACTCGGCCCGCTGCTGGAGCTCGACCCGGCCGAGGCGGAGGCGCTGGTGGACCGGCTCGCCGCGGCGCAACTGCTGGAGGACCTCGGGCCCGACGTGATCTCCCCCGTCGCCCGGTACGGCCTGCACCCGCTGGTCAAGCTCTTCGCCACCGAGCAGGTTCGGCAACTGCCAGCGTACGAGGTGGAGGAGGCGCAGGAGCGGCTCGTGCGGACATACGCGGCGATGGCGGGGGCCGCGCTGGCGATCCTCGAACCGGACCTGTCCGGCAACGCCTGGGCCGAGGCGGACCCGCACTCGAAGTTGCCGGCCCTGATCGCCGACCACCCGGTCGCTTGGGTGCGCGCCGAGTACCCCAACCTGTTGAAGGTCATCGAGAGCGACCTGGGCCGGGATGCGGACTTCAGCCCGCTGTGCTGGCGCATTGGGGCGTGGCTCGACGGCTGCGTGGCCGAGGAGATCTCCCAGGAGGCGACCCTGCGTGCATACGATCGGGCCGTGGACGCGGCCGAGCAGAACGGCGTCGACCTCGGGGTGGTCGACGTTCTGCTGGCCAAGGGCTCGTACCTCGTGGCCGTGGAGCGGTACCGGGACGCGGAGGCGTGCTTCGGCCGGGCAGTCGAACGGGCGCGACGGCTAGCCGGGGACCCGGCGACCGTGGGGGCAGCCCGGCGTCGCCTCGCTGTGGCCGCCCGCAAGATCGGCGAGGGTTTCCTGCAGGCCGGGGCCTATACGCACGCGGTGGAGCGGCTCGAGGAGGCCGCGCGGCTGGCAGAGGTCGCCGGGGAAAAGATGGAGCAGCGGCTGGTGGGCATCCTGTTGGCCGAGGCCCACCACGTGGACTTCCGGGCCGAGGCGGTGCGTGACGAGATCGTCTACGATCAGCTGACCGAGTCGACCCGCTACCGGATCCGGCTGTCCATGTCGGAGGCCAGTAGGCGCCGCGGGGACTGGCAGAGCGCCGCGGAGTACCTCGACCAAGCCTCCCGCTGTATGGGGGGCGACCAGCGCCGGACCGCGACTCTGCGGTACCGCCGGGCGCGGCTGCTGCTCGAGGAGTGCGCGGCATCGCCGGCCGGCCCACGTCCGCGAGCGGCGAAGCCGGGCCTCGCCGAGGGAGCCGTCCGGCGGGCCGCCGGCGCCGTGGTCGCCTTCCGCCAGATGGCTAATCCGATCGGCGTGGTCCGAGCCCAGTGCCTGCTCGCCCGCGCCGTGCTCGCCCTGGGACACCCGGTGGAGGCGGACCAGATCGTCCGCACGGCGGAACGGGACCTGGACGCTCTGCTGGCAACGGACGAGATGCCGGAGGTGCTGGCCCCGCTGGTCGCCCGGCTCTGCCGGGTCACCGGTGAGATCCGGCTGGCCGCCGGGGACCGTTCCGGTGGCCGGCAATTGCTGGTGGATGCAGCGACCGCATTCTCCGCTCAGAAGGACTGGGCGGGCCTGCGCGGAGTATTGCGCCTGCTCGAGTCGGTCACCCCGGCCGGGCCGGTCCCCGGGGCGAACGGTGGTCCGGCGGCCATCACGGCTCCATGGTGGCCGGCTCGCGAGGCGATGCCCGTGCTGGTAGCCGCGGGGGCGGGGCCACTGGCCTTGGCCCCGGCCGTGACGGACACGCTAGCGGCGCGGCTGGGCAGTCAGGTGGTCCAGCGGGTGCAAGACGAACTGCGGCAGGACCTGGCACGGGAGGAGCCGGTGGTCTTCCGGGGCGCGCTGGGGGCAGGGCTCGATGGTGCCGAACTCGCCGAGGGACACGGGGCGGCACCCGTCTGGCGGGTGCCGGTCGGGGAGACCTGCGAGCTGACCGTACTGGTGGCCACCGGCTGGCGGGCGTACGCAGGTGAGCCAGGGGGCCGGCCCGACCTGGTCGGCGTGCAGGTGTGGCGGGAGGTCGTGGCCGCTGTGGGGACGCCGGCCTCACACGTCGACCTGACCGTGCTGGTGGACGCGCCGTTCGTCGAGGTGGCCGAACCGGAACTCACGGCCGGGTGCCCCGTGGAGGATGGCCGAATCTGGCACCGGACGTCGGTGCGAGCCACCACGCCCGGCGGGCACGACCTGCGGATCAGCTTGGTGGCCTCGGGCCGGCTGGTGCAGTCCCTGCCGATCGAACTGATGGCGGAGGATCCGGGGGAGGGCGCGTGAGCGGCCGGCCCGAACGCCGCCCGGACGTGACCGTGTGGTGCCGGACGGTCGACGGTGGCGTCCAGCTGCGGCTCACCGCCGCCGACGGGTCGGCTTCCCTCACCGTCGGACTCGCCG
Proteins encoded:
- a CDS encoding NB-ARC domain-containing protein codes for the protein MHAYAVPEATSFALPAAFPDPPPLVYQFAAAVFTFIAVGVLTRIALVVVRRRPLPTMAAVPGGLAHPSGSPRRQRVVPADVPPPPGLLVGRDVEIDRICQYLTEHGRDGGGLVVIHGDPGVGKTALALTVAHLVADQYPDGQLLLRFYTADNRLPEERLESLVRSLRGPRERMPGPAELSRWYRNHTRHRRVLLILDNTGDLDRIEPLLPAGAKCLTIVTCRSPVSELAPHLSIGLAPLGFDAAMELLDRLIGGRRVVEERASAKRVVTASGGYPVALQLAGAVLTVRKNWTLEHVVRRIPDPARAEGSTLEVPFQGILDLAFALLTSEEREALALLGLTDQRRPVERWMLTALYNGAHDDRRLTDAIAGRLLDRLASARFVERRFDDHTGLLVFRVPAHVHRYALNRLKGLILAPQRRSARRALHAERNRRIHQDINEDLRHSVFEALDEGRLDDALNTARESLALCRNRAAGLEPDDSGWLPLAAEEALTLAALGEVYAELGWIDEGITCAEEARDRAEVAGPRALRVLGALRQQLHDTQTAADDLSAAFELARDARDRDEEIRVLRELIRLEAQRGDLDAGRRHYLQAEKLCADLGETGVRQRPAVLLAYAQLLRACGLAGSALVSGGSVDGMAESAGDGAELSDTADSVLEEAESLTGNRRQRLRRPWIRLQRALVLLDLERFDQSREFAVAALDGFTNLRHRYGGAHARLALGLAHLAENDLPLAAQELEECLGTLRRCGDRWIEAEAATRLAVVYHRTGRTGEVVKLLTAAQQAFTNLGDERGLQRASRALWEARTSGDLLSAPAPDRGPGTVGSKGPALLRSAAKTRAGATTSQAGG
- a CDS encoding DivIVA domain-containing protein, which encodes MSVRDDRPGQGSEATAYRSSAYPWLLPWQVRERRFPLARLGRRGLDPVEVYAYLDRVAGDMLALYAEITKNRQETLRIKAALRCWQSEQARRANGERR
- a CDS encoding NB-ARC domain-containing protein, which translates into the protein MSLRSFVQRLRRSRGQVRIALAATVAGLGSLLGTAYDAIPAVLHLPALLLMGLLGGLAVLLTDPPEKNYEQIPVGAPQAPRKRSDRRSRRQRSRLDPARRWLAGWRRRRVPTLPSPDELFRGRERELRELQGLHDIQRSQRPSGVRSLLRHGPDRRARRRAAGPVVLLVHGMAGVGKSSLADELARRLARSYPHGQIVVNLGTGGAARNPAEILKDFLIALGWAESEMPDTAVGRAMIFRSLTAKKKILFILDAARNADQVWPVLPSDPAAAVIITSRRALVWPDPLVEPSYSLNPPDEDEALAIFRAVSRTGESVRPECAAEVVQLCGRLPLALRAAGERVSKDGADICQIAALLRESRSRLNWLDRPGRSLHGHLRTEYDRLLPREQRALCMLALIPSATFVPWVLGPLLELDPAEAEALVDRLAAAQLLEDLGPDVISPVARYGLHPLVKLFATEQVRQLPAYEVEEAQERLVRTYAAMAGAALAILEPDLSGNAWAEADPHSKLPALIADHPVAWVRAEYPNLLKVIESDLGRDADFSPLCWRIGAWLDGCVAEEISQEATLRAYDRAVDAAEQNGVDLGVVDVLLAKGSYLVAVERYRDAEACFGRAVERARRLAGDPATVGAARRRLAVAARKIGEGFLQAGAYTHAVERLEEAARLAEVAGEKMEQRLVGILLAEAHHVDFRAEAVRDEIVYDQLTESTRYRIRLSMSEASRRRGDWQSAAEYLDQASRCMGGDQRRTATLRYRRARLLLEECAASPAGPRPRAAKPGLAEGAVRRAAGAVVAFRQMANPIGVVRAQCLLARAVLALGHPVEADQIVRTAERDLDALLATDEMPEVLAPLVARLCRVTGEIRLAAGDRSGGRQLLVDAATAFSAQKDWAGLRGVLRLLESVTPAGPVPGANGGPAAITAPWWPAREAMPVLVAAGAGPLALAPAVTDTLAARLGSQVVQRVQDELRQDLAREEPVVFRGALGAGLDGAELAEGHGAAPVWRVPVGETCELTVLVATGWRAYAGEPGGRPDLVGVQVWREVVAAVGTPASHVDLTVLVDAPFVEVAEPELTAGCPVEDGRIWHRTSVRATTPGGHDLRISLVASGRLVQSLPIELMAEDPGEGA
- a CDS encoding helix-turn-helix domain-containing protein, with the protein product MAEDIGSTVPRRQLGRLLRQFRTEAGVTLDAAAEALEYSRQKIWRIECGLGAVRALDVKAMCELYNVSPEMTEAMRGLAAETKSKGWWHAYGDAVPSWFELYVGLESAASRLRGYDESLIPGIFQTKEYAHALYRLGRTLSDEERERAVQVRLQRQALLTRRLPAAPRLESVLSEAVLRRTVGRAAVMTAQLYHLIKLSELPNVSARVLPLAAGPQPGAVAGTFMILDFPATKGGRAAPEPPIVYSESLTGALYLDKPDELAAYERVWRGLDALALGEAESKDMIKRVIGEMRHD